A region of the Clostridium estertheticum subsp. estertheticum genome:
AGGAAGAAAGAAAAAAGTATGAACTTATAGGATTATTACCAAACGATGTAAGAACTATTGAGCAGCAAGAACAGATAATTTATCAAAGAGCTAAAGATTTTGAAGATAAATTAGAAAAACGTAATTACCTTATGAACTTATATGACACTAACAAAACACTTTTCAGCTATGTTATAAGTAAACATATTACTGAATTTCTTCCTGTAATATATACTCCAACTATAGGTGATGCAGTAATAAACTATTCAAAAATCTATGATACTCCAAAGGATGCCGTTTTCCTTTCAATAGATCATCCCGAAGACATTAAAAAATCTATTGAGAACTCTTTAAAGGATCTTGATGAAATAAAATTGATTGTTGTTACTGATGGTGAAGGAGTTCTTGGAATAGGTGATTGGGGTGTTCAAGGAGTTGATATATCCATAGGAAAGCTTGCCGTATATACGGTAGCTGCAGGTGTTAATCCTAAAAATGCTCTTCCTATAGTAATAGATTCTGGAACAAACAACGAATCACTTTTAAATGATCCACTTTATCTTGGAAATAAACACAAAAGAGTCACTGGAGAAAAATACTATGACTTTATTGATAAATTTGTAAAGATTGTTCTTGAGTTATTTCCTGAAGTACTTCTTCATTGGGAAGATTTTGGGCGTGGCAATGCAAGTGCCATTCTTGAAAATTACAGATCAAAAATTTGTACGTTTAATGACGATATACAGGGGACTGGGGTAATGATGGTATCAGCAATGAGTGCTATTGGCGAGGTTACTGGTATACCAATTAAGGATCACAAAATATTAGTTTTTGGTGGTGGTACTGCGGGGATAGGTATATCAGATCAAATATTACTTGAAAAAATGCAAAGTGGATTATCAGAGGAAGACGCAATAAAGCAATTCTATCTTGTTGATCGCTTTGGTCTCATTACGCAAGATATGGATAATCTTACTGAGGGTCAGAAAAAGTATGCAAGAGCCAGAGGTGAATTTAAAAAACCACTTACTAATCTTGCTGAGATAGTAGAGGCTACTAAGCCTACAGTACTTATTGGAACTTCTGGAGTACCTGGTGCATTCACAGAAGAAGCCGTAAGAAAAATGGCAGAGTTAAATGAAAAACCTGCTATTATGCCTATTTCAAATCCTACTAAACTTGCAGAAGCAAAAGCTACAGACTTAATAAAATGGACAGATGGCCGTGCATTAGTTGTAACTGGAAGCCCCTCTGAACCAATTGAGCATAATGGGGTAACATACACTATTGGTCAAGCTAATAATGCGTTATTATATCCTGGATTAGGACTTGGTATAATAGTTGCAAAAGCTAAAACTGTATCCGATGGAATGTTATCTGCAGCCGCTCATGGAATAGCATCTCTTCAAGATTTTTCAAAGCCTGGAGCTGCAATTTTACCTTCAGTTGAAAAAGTTAGAGAAGCATCAAAACTTGTAGCAATTGCTGTGGTGAAGCAAGCAATTAAAGAAGGGTTAAACCAAATTGAAATTGTAGATGTTAAAAAGGCAGTGGAGGATAGTATTTGGGAACCAATTTACAAATAAAATAGATTAAGGGGCTGTTTTTACTTTTTAAGCAGTATCCCCATTATTTCTTTTTCAATAGAAGTCATATAATGTTCTTTTTTTACAACAAAAGATATATAAAAATTTATAACTGGAACTAGAGAGACTGTTTTTATTGATGACATATTTTCAACTGCCATATTGATCATTATTCCTATACCAACTCCAGAAGCTATTAGGGATTTTGCTGTTTGTATTTCAGTTGTGTAATAGAAATTTTTCATGTCAACACCATTTTCCAAACAAAGATCTTTTATTACTTTATTATGAATATATGAATCACCTAGGACCGTAAAACGCTCATCTTTAAGTTCGCTAAAGTTAACTTCAGGTTTATTTAAAAGTGGGTGACTATTACTTGTACAAACCATGAATTGGTCTGTTTTTAAAATAGTGGTATTAAGGTCATTATCTTTTAAAGGCGCAATGGAACCTATTAATGCAATATCAACTTGACCAGAATCTAGTAACTTTTTCATCGCTGTGGAACCTGTTTCAACAAGTTCAATATGGTTCACAAGACCATTTATATCTAACACCTTCATGAAAGGCGGGAAAAAATAAGCGCCAATCATCGGTGGAACTCCTAATTTTATTTTTGCTCCGCTTATTCTTGATATTTCAAGTTTTGCTGCTTTTAATTCATGTAGAACATTGTATGCTCGTTTCTCAAGGATTTTTCCAGCTTCAGTTAAGGAAAGTTGTGCTTTAGAATGATCTCTAATTACAAGTCTTTCTCCAAGTTCTTTTTCAATTTTATGTAGTGCCATTGTTATTGAAGGCTGGGAAACAAAAAGCATTTCTGCAGTTTTTGTGAAACTTTTATTTTGGCATAAATAATAAAAATATTCTAAATCTCTTATATTCATATATCACAACTCCTTAACAGATCAGCATACACTATTAATTTATATTAAGCAAATAATATTATAAGTTAATAATGTATGATTTGTATACTTTAACCGATATTACCATATAACTATAGATTGTATGGTACAATTGGGTTAAACTTGTAGTTATATATGAGGTGAGGAGGTATTCCAATGGAAAATAGAGCGGGAATAGTAGCTATTCTTTTAGGCGCAGTAATAACAGCGTGGACAGTGGGAAAGACCTGGTTTGGTAAAAAAAATAAATAAATTTAGTAAGTATGTTTCTTGAATTATCAAACATATTCAAGATAGTATATTGAATCAAAAGGAAAAAGTCATCTGGAATTCAGGTGACTTTTTCCTTTTATTAAATATGGTGTTTTTGTATTAATATGGATAGTAATTTAGAGGGCACGCCTTGGTAATAGGGAATATTAAACTATATTATAAGTTTTTGTATACTTTTCGATTGCCTAATCGTAATACTAATAGAGGGTTTTATAAATTTGTTTTAATTAAATATCTTTGATATGTGAAGAAATTGTAGATTTTATTATTAGATAATAAAAATAAATACTATTTAATATCTAATATGTTATGGTTCGAGTTAAAAAAATAAATTATATAGAAAAGAGGATGAGAATATTGGAAAATAAAAAAATATTATCTTTAACGGGAGTTTCTAAAAAATTTAAAGGAATAGAAATATTAAAAAATATTAATTTGAGTATAAATAAAGGTGAAGTAGTTGGAATCATCGGAACTAATGGCTGTGGAAAAACAACATTACTTAGAATAATAATGGGGCTTATCTATCCTAATGAAGGTGAAGTTATTGTTGATGGGAACAAAGTTTTACCAGGACTTTTAGGGGGACTACCAACAAATGTAGGGGCTCTAATTGAAAACCCTATATTTTTGCAGCATTTTACTGGATATACAAATTTACATATGTTGGCGTCTATTCGTAATGTTATTAATGATGACGATATAAGATCAGTTATTAAGCTAGTGGGGTTAGATAATAACAATAAAAAGTCTGTTGGAAAATACTCTTTAGGTATGAGGCAAAGATTAGGAATTGCACAAGCTATAATGGAAAACCCAGTACTTGTACTTTTTGATGAGCCTACTAATGGATTAGATTCAAATGGGGTGGAAATATTTTCAAACATTGTTAAGAGTATGAAAAGTAAAGGTTCAAGTTTTATTATTGTATCACATAGAAAAGAGGAAATTGATGAATTGTGTCATAGCATATATAAAATCGATGGTGGTAGTTTAACTATATTAAGAGATTTAGATAATAATGATGGTGTGCAATGATTACGTGCATGATTAAACACTATTTTTCTTTGAATTATAAAAAAAGGATTTATACTTTTGCTATGTTATTTGTTTTAACCATACTCTTAAAATATCTTGCTCCAGGAGATTGCCTGCCTAAAGGAGCGCCATTAGTTTTTTGGGACTTTCTATTTATTTACTTTTCATACCCATTAGTAATGATTTTAGTGATGCCTATAATTTACTGTTATTTAATTGGCGATATATTTACAAGGGATTGTGAAGGTGGCTACATAGAGTTTTTCTTATCCAGAATATCTAATAGAGTATCATACTTTATATCAAAAGTCGCAATTGTATTTATAACATCAAATTTGCTGTTTTTATGTTGCTTAGTTAATATAATTATTATTTCGCTCGTATATAAGTTACCATTTAAAGGTGAATATTATTACGATGTAGTAACATGCTCAAT
Encoded here:
- a CDS encoding NAD-dependent malic enzyme, coding for MINLKGQDLLRNPYLNKGTAFTKEERKKYELIGLLPNDVRTIEQQEQIIYQRAKDFEDKLEKRNYLMNLYDTNKTLFSYVISKHITEFLPVIYTPTIGDAVINYSKIYDTPKDAVFLSIDHPEDIKKSIENSLKDLDEIKLIVVTDGEGVLGIGDWGVQGVDISIGKLAVYTVAAGVNPKNALPIVIDSGTNNESLLNDPLYLGNKHKRVTGEKYYDFIDKFVKIVLELFPEVLLHWEDFGRGNASAILENYRSKICTFNDDIQGTGVMMVSAMSAIGEVTGIPIKDHKILVFGGGTAGIGISDQILLEKMQSGLSEEDAIKQFYLVDRFGLITQDMDNLTEGQKKYARARGEFKKPLTNLAEIVEATKPTVLIGTSGVPGAFTEEAVRKMAELNEKPAIMPISNPTKLAEAKATDLIKWTDGRALVVTGSPSEPIEHNGVTYTIGQANNALLYPGLGLGIIVAKAKTVSDGMLSAAAHGIASLQDFSKPGAAILPSVEKVREASKLVAIAVVKQAIKEGLNQIEIVDVKKAVEDSIWEPIYK
- a CDS encoding LysR family transcriptional regulator codes for the protein MNIRDLEYFYYLCQNKSFTKTAEMLFVSQPSITMALHKIEKELGERLVIRDHSKAQLSLTEAGKILEKRAYNVLHELKAAKLEISRISGAKIKLGVPPMIGAYFFPPFMKVLDINGLVNHIELVETGSTAMKKLLDSGQVDIALIGSIAPLKDNDLNTTILKTDQFMVCTSNSHPLLNKPEVNFSELKDERFTVLGDSYIHNKVIKDLCLENGVDMKNFYYTTEIQTAKSLIASGVGIGIMINMAVENMSSIKTVSLVPVINFYISFVVKKEHYMTSIEKEIMGILLKK
- a CDS encoding ABC transporter ATP-binding protein, translating into MENKKILSLTGVSKKFKGIEILKNINLSINKGEVVGIIGTNGCGKTTLLRIIMGLIYPNEGEVIVDGNKVLPGLLGGLPTNVGALIENPIFLQHFTGYTNLHMLASIRNVINDDDIRSVIKLVGLDNNNKKSVGKYSLGMRQRLGIAQAIMENPVLVLFDEPTNGLDSNGVEIFSNIVKSMKSKGSSFIIVSHRKEEIDELCHSIYKIDGGSLTILRDLDNNDGVQ